One window of Anaerolineales bacterium genomic DNA carries:
- a CDS encoding GAF domain-containing protein: MNNMERIPSPSDLVTANVSPPTRRINLGIKLPGAVIILMLAALTIYTYLSIRFSQQALVDTLREELTSESLTQVELIQSKLLVARAVALELAAFAESETIEEAQLIRMLRTTLARNEDVFGSTIAYEPDQFIPGVTFYAPYFNRQPDDTLVFSDLGTPENNYFNRGWYTIPKKNLTTVISPPYFNYGGGEIWMVTWSAPFFNENGGFKGVATADIAFAQTQETVNSIEVGRQGYAFLIDSNGIILGIGSNGGEYKTMSDSMIIAAFSEKTRGWIELITQMRSGNSGFLEATDPRGERMLVAFAPIGLETGWSLALAYSRSELVSSTTQLRNTLIGYTFVVVLFFGILLFLFTRTITEPLQKLRDFANRVAGGEYEAEDRIKIQTRDELEDLGNAFNQMSANLKQAFGTLEESVETRTKDLSRLANELRTIAEVTRELSVIRDQGTLLNVSANLIRERLEYYHVGIFLVDDKGEYAILRAASSVAAEQMLARNHKLKVGEAGLVGTVTRTGQAYIAQDVDLDSTHMDNPYLPDTRSEITLPLRSYNVTIGALDIQSTSRKAFAESDIQTLQILADQLAAAIENSLLVQRLENALSELSKSTRNQTREVWQSFLDGMGASGYEYDGLQIRPIPTDLPPDVSDLLHKGSPVVLNSEDEGSKNILLVPIMIFGQAIGVIGLEQDDPSKAWGSEQIAIVQAAANRAALTLENARLLEVSNRRAAKERAILDATSRIGAAYSTENILHTAAEEIEKVLSGSEIVIQFSDVQVPDAEGGESHE, from the coding sequence ATGAACAACATGGAGCGCATCCCCTCCCCCTCAGACCTGGTGACAGCGAACGTGAGCCCACCCACCCGGAGGATAAATCTCGGAATAAAACTCCCGGGGGCTGTCATCATCCTTATGCTTGCAGCCCTGACCATTTATACATATCTTAGTATTCGATTTTCCCAACAGGCGCTGGTCGATACGCTTAGAGAGGAGTTAACAAGCGAGTCGCTCACACAGGTGGAACTCATCCAGTCAAAGTTATTGGTTGCGCGGGCTGTGGCGCTGGAATTGGCTGCCTTTGCCGAATCCGAAACCATCGAAGAGGCTCAGTTGATCCGGATGCTGCGGACCACGCTGGCGCGAAACGAAGACGTCTTTGGTTCGACCATTGCCTACGAACCGGATCAATTCATACCAGGAGTCACCTTTTACGCTCCGTATTTCAACCGCCAACCGGACGATACTCTTGTTTTCTCCGATCTTGGCACGCCGGAAAACAATTACTTCAACAGGGGATGGTACACGATTCCAAAGAAAAACCTGACCACGGTCATTTCGCCGCCTTACTTCAATTACGGGGGTGGCGAGATCTGGATGGTGACATGGAGCGCGCCTTTTTTCAATGAGAATGGCGGTTTCAAAGGTGTTGCCACGGCGGATATTGCATTCGCGCAAACACAAGAGACCGTAAACTCCATTGAGGTTGGCAGACAAGGATATGCATTTCTTATCGATTCGAACGGCATCATTTTAGGGATCGGTTCGAACGGCGGCGAGTACAAAACCATGTCCGATTCGATGATCATCGCCGCTTTTTCTGAAAAGACCAGGGGCTGGATCGAGCTTATTACGCAAATGCGGTCGGGAAACTCAGGCTTCCTAGAGGCAACTGACCCGCGCGGCGAACGAATGTTGGTCGCCTTTGCGCCGATCGGTCTGGAGACAGGCTGGTCTCTTGCGCTTGCCTACTCTAGAAGCGAATTGGTGTCGAGCACAACGCAACTGAGAAACACCCTGATCGGGTACACTTTCGTCGTCGTTCTATTTTTCGGGATCCTCCTGTTTTTATTTACAAGGACCATCACTGAACCGTTACAAAAGCTCAGGGACTTTGCAAACCGGGTTGCTGGCGGTGAGTATGAGGCGGAAGATCGGATCAAGATCCAGACTCGGGACGAATTGGAAGATCTCGGAAATGCCTTCAACCAAATGTCTGCCAATCTAAAGCAGGCTTTCGGGACTCTTGAAGAGAGCGTCGAGACCAGAACAAAAGACCTCTCACGGCTTGCGAATGAGTTACGGACAATCGCAGAGGTCACCCGCGAACTATCCGTTATTCGCGATCAGGGTACGCTTCTAAACGTATCAGCAAATCTTATTCGGGAACGGCTGGAGTACTACCATGTGGGAATTTTTCTGGTGGACGACAAGGGTGAATATGCCATCCTGCGAGCCGCAAGCAGTGTGGCGGCGGAACAAATGCTGGCACGCAATCATAAATTGAAAGTCGGCGAAGCGGGGTTGGTGGGTACGGTTACCCGCACCGGCCAGGCGTATATCGCACAGGATGTCGATCTGGACTCCACCCACATGGATAATCCGTACCTCCCCGATACCCGATCAGAGATTACACTTCCGCTTCGCAGCTACAACGTGACCATCGGCGCGTTGGACATCCAATCCACCTCTCGCAAGGCCTTTGCTGAAAGCGATATCCAGACCTTGCAGATTCTGGCTGACCAGTTGGCGGCTGCCATCGAAAACTCTCTGCTCGTGCAACGTCTCGAAAATGCATTATCCGAACTCTCGAAATCAACCCGAAATCAGACTCGCGAGGTCTGGCAATCCTTCCTGGATGGCATGGGAGCATCGGGCTATGAATATGATGGCTTGCAAATTCGCCCGATTCCAACTGACCTGCCGCCTGATGTTTCCGATTTGCTGCACAAGGGCAGCCCGGTCGTTTTGAACTCAGAGGACGAGGGATCGAAGAACATACTTCTGGTTCCGATAATGATATTTGGGCAGGCCATCGGCGTCATCGGCCTGGAGCAGGATGACCCCTCCAAGGCCTGGGGATCTGAGCAGATCGCGATTGTCCAGGCAGCCGCGAATCGCGCCGCCCTCACATTGGAAAACGCCCGGTTGCTGGAAGTGAGCAACCGTCGCGCTGCAAAGGAGCGAGCCATCCTCGATGCGACAAGTCGAATTGGAGCCGCATACAGCACAGAGAACATTCTCCATACGGCGGCGGAGGAAATCGAAAAGGTGTTGAGCGGGTCTGAGATCGTCATCCAATTTTCGGATGTTCAAGTTCCGGATGCAGAAGGCGGGGAAAGCCATGAATAA
- a CDS encoding GAF domain-containing protein: protein MNNFLREVFAPPFFEDGEKTRIAALLNSILWAMIMICALYSIFALISLGQPFSALLTMALVIAGFFLRALLARGWIKFTSISLLTIINLILILSIAISGGITGASYFSLITTIVLAGLLLGGRGAFLMAVINTLIGLVFLFYQDSLPSPVIPQNLITYFSSLVVYLFFIAILLQASANGVSKLLERLNMTTAELTAKNQEIQIIADTLESTVAARTSELDAANLRNDRRARQFEAITKISRVITQTQNLDTLLTQVTELISGQFGYYHTGVFLLDSNNEFAVLIAANSAGGKRMLQRNHKLKIGQTGIVGYVAGAGLPRIALDTGADAIYFNNPDLPETRSEMALPLIRKGNEIIGVLDVQSREPNAFSQEDVRILSTLADQVAVAIENSRLFEVQERILNEAQAIYSRDLRESWLRFTKSKNIVGVQRRNLKTKTLPEPVDLPGADDALSSGRVVQKTEADGASSLTIPIKLRDQTVGVVYVKVGKERVWSDDELDIINAIVERAALSIENARLLEESRRTAEREHIIGEISTKISAGTQIDEILKTAVRELGSHIIGAQVTVEIGGGG, encoded by the coding sequence ATGAATAATTTCCTCCGTGAAGTCTTCGCGCCCCCGTTCTTCGAGGACGGGGAAAAAACCAGAATCGCCGCCTTATTGAACAGCATTCTGTGGGCGATGATCATGATCTGCGCGCTTTACAGCATTTTCGCGTTGATCTCGCTCGGCCAGCCTTTCTCCGCCCTGTTAACGATGGCTCTGGTGATCGCAGGATTTTTCCTCCGTGCGCTGCTTGCGCGCGGATGGATCAAATTTACCTCGATAAGTTTGTTGACGATCATCAACTTGATCTTGATCCTGTCGATCGCAATATCCGGCGGCATTACCGGAGCAAGTTATTTCTCCCTGATCACCACCATCGTCCTTGCAGGATTATTGCTGGGCGGCCGCGGCGCGTTTCTTATGGCGGTAATAAACACCTTGATCGGGCTTGTTTTCCTCTTCTACCAGGATTCTCTCCCCTCCCCCGTCATACCACAAAACCTCATTACATATTTTTCATCACTGGTCGTGTATCTTTTCTTCATCGCAATTCTGCTTCAAGCATCGGCAAACGGCGTATCGAAACTTCTCGAGCGTCTCAACATGACGACGGCGGAACTTACCGCCAAAAACCAGGAAATTCAGATCATTGCCGATACGCTCGAAAGCACAGTCGCAGCGCGCACTTCGGAACTGGATGCGGCAAATCTGCGCAACGACCGCCGCGCGCGTCAGTTCGAGGCGATCACAAAGATTTCCCGGGTCATTACCCAGACTCAAAACCTGGACACGCTTCTTACTCAGGTTACGGAATTGATCAGCGGGCAATTCGGCTACTATCATACAGGCGTCTTTCTTCTGGACTCCAATAATGAATTCGCGGTTCTGATCGCCGCCAACAGCGCAGGCGGAAAAAGGATGCTCCAACGCAACCATAAACTAAAAATTGGCCAGACAGGCATTGTCGGCTATGTGGCGGGAGCCGGACTTCCACGGATTGCGCTAGACACAGGCGCGGATGCGATCTATTTCAATAATCCCGACCTGCCGGAAACCCGTTCGGAGATGGCTCTTCCTCTGATACGAAAAGGGAACGAGATCATCGGCGTCCTCGATGTGCAAAGCCGCGAGCCGAACGCGTTCAGCCAGGAGGATGTCCGCATATTATCCACCCTTGCCGACCAGGTGGCTGTTGCCATCGAAAATTCCCGGTTGTTCGAAGTTCAGGAAAGGATTTTGAATGAAGCCCAGGCGATCTACAGCCGAGATCTCCGCGAAAGCTGGCTGCGCTTCACCAAGTCGAAAAATATTGTAGGTGTCCAACGCCGCAACCTCAAAACCAAAACCCTTCCCGAGCCTGTCGACCTTCCGGGCGCGGATGACGCCCTCAGTTCCGGAAGAGTTGTTCAAAAGACCGAGGCGGATGGAGCGTCGTCATTAACGATTCCCATCAAATTACGTGATCAGACGGTGGGCGTCGTTTACGTGAAAGTCGGTAAAGAGCGGGTTTGGTCTGACGACGAGCTCGATATCATCAACGCCATTGTGGAAAGAGCAGCTCTGTCAATCGAAAATGCGCGCCTGCTGGAGGAAAGCAGGCGGACTGCCGAGAGGGAACATATTATCGGCGAGATATCGACGAAGATCAGTGCTGGAACGCAGATCGATGAAATTTTGAAGACCGCTGTCCGGGAACTGGGAAGCCACATTATCGGCGCACAGGTTACAGTCGAGATCGGAGGCGGCGGGTAA
- a CDS encoding GAF domain-containing protein, translated as MQNTSKQSLETRLARNGYIITVVLMISAFFTSVLFFILGYLYGSPNLFLPAGLLLATVFFDLLVPLRLLRLDRRDLAMAVLGIAFIINVMAVLPIVQGLGLIVASSIALVVFFIAGLAMSSQFTTLGVITASFFSVAAFVLDSRLGETRLSVPGLEQYTFYIVAFISIPIVFVFIREFNRFNLQAKITLGIIVTGGAAVITISYFALDEMRQITNLLAGRLEGSVRRAAEEQLLNTAALSAENANEFFAEFAYKVEDLAGYRVTLQDKYGILNQGSYWNAAEKMVQLEGGQYGNSAQDTSSVFIPSTLPMDESAILGLNTSAYLDFAVPYHLEDNPSILAIYSIDSRGIVRYYPNVNLASLIPPDFDATQRSYYKITAPLFNPERKTRWSIPYVDAAGGGLVVTVAAPVYYRNIFDGIVAADIQIAVITEQLSALSVGQTGYAFMVDDAGRLIYMPPDGYEMFGIDPDQLVADDFYKYTILGEGSPELQNFTNRMVAGGNGLGVIEVNGVETYIAFAPVPSNGYSVALVVPTSEMLTSIPASRQETSAQLEAATQTAIIILFATFIGALLISIMLGQLISFPIQSLTKIADKISGGDLTARTEVTTSDETGVLARSFNTMADRLTDTLQGLEDRIEERTRELETVSKSNAYRASLFESIARISRIISSTRQMDRLLPQITETISSQLGYYHVGIFLVDAHKEYAVLAAANSEGGQIMLARNHRLRIGETGIVGYVTQTGTPRIALDVGKDAAYFNNPDLPETHSEIALPLRSGADIMGALDVQSKVINAFNEEDINILSVLADQVSIAIQNARSFNESQEAREQAERSAAQLSEQQWNRFLKKDATPGFHFDGVTIRQVGPALNPQPAQMAIPIILRGVQIGTLKLSASDPNRKWDAHEIAIAEATADRAALAIEAARLLQDAQKRAAKERTIGNISARIGNLVNIDNIVQTTMQELGDTLPGTDVVIQFMSGQIRD; from the coding sequence ATGCAAAACACCTCCAAACAATCCCTGGAAACCAGACTCGCCCGTAACGGCTATATCATCACGGTTGTATTGATGATATCCGCCTTCTTTACTTCGGTTTTGTTCTTCATCCTCGGGTATCTCTACGGATCACCGAATTTATTCCTGCCGGCAGGGCTTTTACTCGCAACCGTGTTCTTCGATTTGCTGGTTCCTCTTCGGTTGCTCAGGCTGGACAGGCGCGATCTCGCAATGGCTGTCCTGGGTATCGCCTTCATCATTAATGTGATGGCTGTGTTGCCCATCGTTCAGGGTTTGGGACTCATCGTAGCGAGTTCCATCGCCCTTGTAGTGTTCTTCATTGCCGGACTGGCAATGTCCTCCCAATTCACGACGCTGGGCGTTATCACGGCATCCTTTTTTAGTGTCGCAGCCTTTGTTTTGGATTCGAGATTAGGCGAAACCCGCCTGAGCGTCCCGGGTCTTGAGCAGTACACCTTCTACATCGTTGCATTCATTTCGATTCCAATCGTTTTCGTCTTCATCCGGGAATTCAATCGGTTCAACCTTCAGGCGAAGATCACGCTGGGCATCATCGTAACAGGCGGAGCCGCAGTCATCACCATCTCCTACTTCGCGCTGGACGAAATGAGACAAATCACCAACCTGCTGGCGGGCAGGCTGGAAGGCAGTGTTCGCCGCGCCGCCGAAGAGCAGCTATTAAACACCGCCGCACTGAGCGCGGAAAACGCAAATGAATTCTTTGCCGAATTCGCGTATAAAGTGGAAGACCTTGCAGGCTATCGCGTCACCCTCCAGGATAAATATGGAATTCTCAATCAGGGCAGTTATTGGAATGCTGCTGAAAAGATGGTCCAACTCGAAGGAGGGCAGTACGGGAACTCGGCACAGGACACCTCGTCTGTTTTCATCCCATCCACCCTGCCAATGGATGAATCTGCGATCCTTGGTTTGAATACCTCCGCCTATCTTGATTTTGCCGTTCCATATCATCTTGAAGACAATCCCAGCATCCTCGCCATCTATTCGATCGACTCGCGCGGCATCGTCAGGTATTACCCGAATGTCAATCTGGCCTCCTTGATTCCGCCGGATTTCGATGCGACCCAGCGAAGCTACTACAAGATCACCGCGCCTCTATTCAATCCCGAACGGAAGACTCGTTGGTCGATCCCTTATGTGGATGCAGCGGGAGGCGGGTTGGTGGTGACCGTTGCAGCCCCCGTCTACTATCGAAATATTTTCGATGGAATTGTGGCCGCCGATATCCAAATCGCGGTGATCACGGAACAACTTTCAGCACTTTCCGTGGGCCAGACCGGATACGCCTTCATGGTGGATGACGCCGGCCGTCTCATCTACATGCCCCCCGATGGATATGAAATGTTCGGCATCGATCCGGATCAACTGGTGGCGGACGATTTCTATAAATACACCATACTGGGCGAAGGCTCGCCCGAATTGCAAAATTTTACAAACCGCATGGTTGCAGGCGGAAACGGATTGGGCGTCATCGAAGTGAATGGTGTCGAAACGTATATCGCTTTCGCTCCCGTACCCTCCAATGGGTACAGCGTCGCTCTGGTGGTTCCCACGTCGGAAATGCTGACGTCCATACCGGCCTCACGCCAGGAAACCTCCGCCCAACTCGAGGCAGCCACCCAAACAGCGATCATAATTCTGTTCGCAACATTCATCGGGGCGCTTCTGATCAGTATCATGCTTGGTCAATTGATCTCGTTTCCAATCCAATCGCTTACAAAAATCGCCGATAAAATTTCAGGCGGTGACCTTACTGCGCGCACAGAAGTAACCACGTCAGATGAGACGGGTGTGCTCGCCAGATCTTTCAATACGATGGCAGATAGGCTAACGGACACCCTTCAAGGACTGGAGGACAGGATCGAGGAGCGCACGCGAGAATTGGAAACGGTCAGCAAAAGCAACGCCTATCGCGCCTCCCTTTTCGAATCGATTGCCCGCATCTCCCGTATCATCAGTTCCACCCGCCAAATGGACAGGCTTCTCCCGCAAATCACCGAGACAATCTCGAGTCAGTTGGGTTATTACCATGTCGGCATTTTCCTTGTTGATGCGCACAAGGAGTACGCAGTCCTGGCAGCGGCAAACAGCGAAGGCGGGCAGATCATGCTGGCGAGAAATCACCGCCTGCGGATTGGCGAAACGGGTATTGTCGGTTATGTGACCCAGACAGGAACCCCCCGCATCGCGCTCGATGTAGGGAAAGATGCGGCCTACTTCAACAATCCTGACCTGCCTGAGACCCACTCTGAGATCGCGCTTCCACTGAGAAGCGGTGCGGATATCATGGGCGCCCTCGACGTCCAGAGCAAGGTAATTAATGCCTTCAACGAGGAGGATATCAATATTCTGTCCGTTCTTGCCGACCAGGTTAGTATCGCTATTCAAAATGCGCGTTCCTTCAACGAAAGCCAGGAAGCCAGGGAACAGGCGGAACGCTCAGCCGCCCAATTGAGCGAACAGCAATGGAATCGATTCTTGAAAAAAGATGCGACTCCCGGATTCCATTTTGACGGTGTAACGATCAGACAAGTCGGTCCGGCCTTGAACCCACAACCGGCTCAGATGGCGATTCCCATCATCCTGCGCGGTGTCCAAATTGGAACTCTTAAATTGAGCGCATCTGACCCGAACCGAAAATGGGATGCGCATGAGATCGCCATTGCCGAAGCGACTGCCGACCGTGCCGCCCTGGCCATCGAAGCCGCGCGATTATTGCAAGATGCGCAAAAGCGCGCGGCAAAGGAACGCACCATTGGTAATATTTCCGCGAGGATCGGAAATTTGGTCAATATAGACAATATCGTTCAAACCACGATGCAAGAGCTGGGTGATACACTCCCCGGAACCGACGTGGTCATTCAGTTCATGTCAGGTCAGATCAGGGATTGA
- a CDS encoding GAF domain-containing protein, translated as MLTKFLDSFRNREDSDPNFIRLTRNILFFTMAANLAILPIVGGIIGEGTETVEAFLALAATFAIEILAFLRLRRGDILIAKLVVPIALVIAVAAIAYSINGIRDTSLIAMPLILVISAILLGERSLTLITPLAVIAAVAIAVRDLYIVKVPEPIEIDDAIIVPILLATTAIITHLLIRRLNESILRAQASEQMQRQENAELNRLRAGLEERVRDRTAELEKANQITEQQARQFKAVAQVMSAVSSVQSLDELLPLITRVISQQFGVYHVGIFLLDDKKESAVLRATNSDGGQRMLARKHSLPVGQAGLVGFVTATGLPRIASNVGEDSAYFNNPDLPSTRSEITLPLRYGNLIIGALDVQSTEPNAFLPSDVDVLTTLADQVAVAINNAQNLAESQRALAEAESAVGRYAQESWQVLRPTELGIGFSYSESGIKSLQHPVENPQVNEAIARGEAVLTTGPGNWSRLAIPIRLRGKVIGVMQLTSRGDSMLTSDDAEIAQGVAERLSLAIETATLLQSSQHRADLEKVTANITSKISSSTRFDTILQTAARELSIALGGSDVIVQIEPASLKMDV; from the coding sequence ATGTTAACCAAATTTCTTGATAGTTTCAGAAACAGGGAAGATTCAGACCCCAACTTCATCCGCTTAACACGGAATATTTTGTTCTTCACGATGGCGGCAAACCTGGCAATTCTGCCCATTGTCGGCGGGATTATCGGAGAGGGCACCGAGACGGTCGAAGCATTTCTTGCCCTTGCGGCTACTTTCGCAATCGAAATTCTCGCATTCCTTCGGCTGCGCCGGGGTGATATTCTCATCGCGAAACTTGTGGTCCCGATTGCGCTCGTTATTGCCGTGGCTGCGATCGCCTACAGTATCAATGGCATCCGGGACACGTCGTTGATCGCCATGCCCCTCATTCTGGTCATTTCCGCAATCCTGCTTGGAGAGCGCTCCCTGACACTTATCACACCTCTGGCAGTGATCGCAGCCGTGGCGATTGCGGTTCGGGATCTTTACATTGTGAAGGTTCCGGAACCCATCGAAATCGACGATGCCATTATCGTCCCAATCCTGCTTGCCACCACTGCCATTATCACGCACCTGTTGATCCGAAGGCTGAACGAAAGTATCCTCCGTGCTCAGGCCAGCGAACAAATGCAGCGCCAGGAAAACGCGGAACTCAACCGGCTGCGCGCAGGCCTTGAGGAAAGAGTTCGCGACCGGACTGCGGAATTGGAAAAGGCAAATCAAATCACTGAACAACAGGCACGCCAATTCAAGGCAGTGGCGCAGGTAATGAGCGCAGTATCTTCCGTTCAATCACTTGATGAACTTCTGCCGCTGATCACCAGGGTCATCAGTCAGCAATTCGGCGTCTACCACGTGGGCATTTTCCTTCTGGACGATAAAAAGGAATCGGCGGTGCTGCGCGCCACGAACAGCGATGGCGGACAAAGGATGCTCGCCAGAAAACACAGCCTCCCTGTCGGGCAGGCAGGCCTCGTGGGATTTGTGACCGCCACCGGGCTTCCTCGCATCGCCTCGAATGTCGGGGAGGATTCTGCGTATTTTAACAATCCCGATCTCCCATCCACCCGTTCGGAAATTACCCTTCCGCTTCGATACGGAAATCTGATTATCGGCGCTCTGGATGTGCAAAGCACAGAACCGAACGCCTTCCTGCCAAGTGACGTCGATGTATTGACCACGCTGGCTGACCAGGTTGCGGTCGCGATAAACAATGCGCAAAACCTGGCAGAATCACAGCGTGCCCTGGCAGAGGCGGAAAGTGCGGTCGGCCGATATGCGCAGGAATCCTGGCAGGTGCTTCGCCCGACCGAGCTCGGAATTGGGTTTTCCTATTCTGAATCGGGAATCAAATCCCTTCAACATCCAGTGGAAAATCCTCAAGTAAATGAAGCAATAGCCAGGGGTGAGGCGGTTTTGACGACCGGACCCGGCAATTGGTCTCGGCTTGCGATCCCGATCCGCCTGCGGGGCAAGGTGATTGGCGTGATGCAGTTGACTTCGCGAGGCGACTCCATGCTTACAAGTGACGATGCCGAGATCGCTCAAGGCGTGGCGGAGCGCCTCTCTCTCGCGATCGAGACGGCCACCCTGCTCCAATCCAGCCAGCACCGCGCCGACCTTGAAAAGGTTACCGCAAATATCACCAGCAAAATCAGCTCATCCACCCGGTTCGATACCATCCTCCAGACTGCCGCCCGCGAATTGAGCATTGCGCTCGGCGGGTCGGATGTCATCGTTCAAATCGAGCCGGCTTCATTGAAAATGGATGTTTAG
- a CDS encoding GAF domain-containing protein: MEFDRQPSQEISESRPIETSLGLKLTLVAVGLLLFGFIVYSVITIRISQGDLVANLESDLTKETADTVALIQTKLEQARFAALNLAIAVESGVSEEADLQQLLETSLAANSQIYGMSIGFEPNQLKPNLSSWAVRYRRTADGKIESIMLDDYFEREWYLHPKSVVDVSLSAPYQDDNTGDGNWIITTSLPFFDDSGGFRGVVSTDLEMTAIQDIFIDTKVESLGYVFLLDDRGTILGIGKQGQVYEPMVDSMFALAESEPTGTWTNLIENMTGEKSGFLLATDWEGNRMYVAFAPVGMNTGWSLAFVYPETDIIQKSRSLQTTLTAYSFLLAILFGIIILYFSRNITNPLKRLTEVAEEISKGNLQISADVASNDEVGLLSETINRMTVQLRDTLSNLENRINERTRDLEASRRQSEMRAAQYLAIGEISKLINSKQELNILLPLITRLVSERFDYYHVGIFLLDATRQYAVLQASNSLGGQEMLKRSHKLKVGESGIVGFAAKSGVPRIALDVGNDAVFFNNPDLPATRSEAAIPLKAYETIIGILDLQSDKPGAFTENDINMFSILADQIAIAIENTRLYEQTRQALVEARQAYQQTLQEGWKNLAQEEGTIGYYQSLTGNRRLTKPITTEEINQAMFRGETLIFHADGKIDDPVLVIPIKLREQIIGTLHIKSPSRDRQWTQSEIDLAEAVSERLSLSLENARLIHESQRQAIKEQTIGEITGKLGSSINLYNVLVTAVEELGRTIPGSEVTIKLKDDKNGNG, translated from the coding sequence ATGGAATTTGACCGCCAACCATCTCAGGAAATATCAGAAAGTCGTCCCATAGAGACAAGCCTCGGTCTCAAATTGACCCTGGTAGCTGTGGGTCTGCTGCTGTTTGGCTTTATTGTCTATTCTGTCATCACAATTCGCATCAGCCAGGGGGATCTTGTGGCGAATCTCGAATCCGATCTTACAAAAGAGACCGCCGATACGGTTGCCCTCATCCAGACGAAGCTTGAACAGGCGCGTTTTGCTGCTCTCAACCTTGCCATCGCGGTTGAATCTGGAGTTTCCGAAGAGGCTGATCTGCAGCAGCTTCTTGAGACTTCGTTGGCGGCAAACAGCCAGATATATGGAATGAGCATCGGGTTCGAGCCGAATCAATTAAAGCCAAACCTATCCTCATGGGCGGTTCGATATCGCCGGACTGCCGATGGCAAGATCGAATCCATAATGCTGGATGATTACTTTGAACGCGAATGGTACCTTCATCCCAAAAGTGTGGTGGATGTCTCACTTTCAGCCCCGTATCAGGATGACAACACCGGCGACGGCAACTGGATCATCACTACCAGCCTCCCGTTCTTTGATGATTCCGGAGGCTTCAGAGGCGTCGTTTCCACTGATCTCGAGATGACCGCCATACAGGATATTTTTATCGATACAAAGGTTGAGTCACTTGGTTATGTATTCCTTCTAGACGACCGGGGAACCATCCTCGGTATCGGTAAACAGGGTCAGGTGTATGAGCCAATGGTGGATTCCATGTTTGCCCTTGCCGAGTCGGAGCCAACCGGCACCTGGACGAACCTCATCGAGAATATGACCGGCGAAAAGTCCGGTTTCCTACTGGCGACCGACTGGGAAGGGAACCGCATGTATGTTGCCTTCGCGCCTGTTGGCATGAATACTGGCTGGTCTCTTGCCTTCGTTTATCCGGAAACTGATATCATCCAAAAGTCAAGGTCACTCCAGACCACGCTTACTGCATACAGCTTTTTGCTCGCTATTTTATTCGGGATCATCATTCTCTATTTTTCGAGGAACATTACCAATCCCTTGAAAAGGCTCACCGAGGTGGCCGAGGAGATATCCAAAGGAAACCTGCAGATCTCGGCGGATGTGGCATCGAACGACGAAGTCGGTTTGTTATCGGAAACCATCAATCGAATGACCGTGCAGTTGAGAGATACGCTTTCAAACCTCGAAAACCGCATCAACGAACGCACACGTGATCTCGAGGCTTCACGCCGCCAATCGGAAATGCGCGCCGCCCAGTATCTCGCCATTGGAGAAATAAGCAAACTGATCAACAGCAAACAGGAATTAAACATCCTGCTTCCATTGATCACGAGATTGGTGAGCGAGCGATTCGATTATTACCATGTGGGCATATTCCTCCTGGATGCAACCAGGCAGTATGCCGTCCTCCAGGCGTCGAACAGCCTCGGCGGGCAGGAAATGTTGAAACGGAGTCACAAGCTTAAAGTCGGAGAGAGCGGCATCGTGGGATTTGCAGCAAAAAGCGGAGTTCCACGCATCGCCCTCGACGTTGGGAATGATGCGGTATTCTTCAACAACCCGGACCTCCCCGCCACACGTTCTGAAGCGGCAATCCCCTTGAAAGCCTACGAGACGATCATTGGCATCCTGGATCTTCAGAGCGATAAGCCGGGCGCGTTCACAGAAAACGACATTAACATGTTCAGCATCCTTGCGGACCAGATCGCCATCGCCATCGAAAACACAAGGCTGTACGAACAGACCCGGCAGGCGCTCGTCGAAGCCAGGCAGGCTTATCAACAAACACTTCAGGAAGGATGGAAAAACCTCGCTCAGGAGGAGGGCACGATCGGATATTACCAGAGCCTTACCGGCAACAGACGGTTGACGAAACCGATCACTACCGAAGAAATCAATCAGGCGATGTTCCGCGGTGAAACGCTCATCTTTCATGCTGACGGTAAGATCGACGATCCCGTGCTTGTAATTCCCATCAAACTGCGCGAACAAATCATCGGCACGCTGCACATAAAATCGCCTTCAAGAGATCGCCAGTGGACTCAAAGTGAGATCGATCTCGCTGAAGCGGTTTCGGAACGCCTCTCGCTTTCTCTCGAAAATGCGCGCCTTATCCACGAGTCGCAGCGGCAGGCGATCAAGGAGCAGACCATCGGTGAAATCACCGGCAAGCTCGGTTCGTCCATTAACTTGTACAACGTGCTTGTGACCGCTGTCGAAGAGCTTGGACGAACGATACCGGGCTCGGAAGTGACGATCAAACTTAAAGATGACAAGAACGGGAATGGCTAG